From the genome of Calditrichota bacterium, one region includes:
- a CDS encoding T9SS type A sorting domain-containing protein: MRKVLLCFGSALLWFGISFSAVYAQTPKAQIRIESLSPIQLAERNWTTSPSSGLSNVGKGELIYLSGHNLSSEPVVAFSWSFQSLPAGSNATLDSTNTQWTTFRPDTTGQFVVKLEITTASGTADTTVTITSAKYVGVGGIAGLPSDPSKGQCSLCHSGKTAEWQGTGHATMFQEAIDGQKSSHYAGYCIECHTVGYDTDSTAVNGGFDDVAKELGWTFPAVLQAGNWDSLVTNYPDLAQKANIQCENCHGPGSLHKGNTSNIAVSLREGVCAKCHGEEPYHRRSLQWSRSAHAVGVSFAANREGCAECHSGYGFIHKIDPNSALEKTTGFPQTTCAVCHDPHSADVEHQLRTEADVTLKNGDVISFGGAGKLCMNCHHARQDAATYSNAYHPHYGPHHSPQADMLAGTNAVTFGMNIPSSNHKNVVKDACVTCHMGATPATGKPGHDYVGAHTFAMHWTNPQDSTQEVDNVAPCQTCHGNITSFDDIMAKKDYDGDGTIESAQDEVAGLLDEVGKLLPPLGDPKVVESSAYTPVQLKAAYNYEFVKNDGSYGIHNFQYAVNLLKASYEALTTGNIGAGTIVSITDVPNDQGKKVRVVWTKFGGDGIGVNPIQQYVLWRRVDDRTNGTNGKEIPVYESLESVPLNLITTLPGARVMINGQLWDFAGSVPASAQKTYSAIAPTLFDSTKTKGMYWSVFRISGLTKIPAVYTTSAPDSGYSVDNLSPAVPGDIMATETQTGAELSWNKPVDEDFNYFAIYRSTTPGFDPANTEPYATTTENKFSDNNVAMGNSYYYRLSAFDFSGNQSAFSKEIALTITKVNDTPRTTIPNQFVLKQNFPNPFNPSTKITFGLPSSEQTTLAIYNLLGAKVRLLAQGKFSAGYHSIVWDGRDDRGRVVGPGIYLYRLQSGSRILVNKMIFMK, translated from the coding sequence ATCTCTCAGGGCATAACCTCTCCTCCGAGCCTGTTGTCGCTTTTAGCTGGTCGTTTCAAAGCCTGCCTGCAGGCTCGAACGCAACGCTTGATAGTACGAATACACAATGGACCACGTTTCGTCCAGATACGACCGGACAGTTTGTCGTCAAGCTGGAAATTACAACGGCATCGGGAACGGCCGATACCACCGTCACTATTACAAGTGCCAAATATGTCGGTGTGGGAGGCATTGCGGGATTGCCATCCGACCCGTCGAAGGGGCAGTGTTCGTTGTGCCATTCGGGAAAAACAGCGGAATGGCAAGGAACGGGCCATGCGACGATGTTTCAAGAGGCAATTGACGGCCAAAAAAGCAGTCATTATGCCGGATATTGCATTGAATGCCATACCGTAGGTTACGATACGGATTCCACGGCCGTTAACGGTGGATTTGACGATGTGGCAAAAGAACTCGGGTGGACTTTCCCAGCGGTGTTACAGGCGGGCAATTGGGATTCCCTTGTTACCAACTATCCGGATCTTGCCCAGAAGGCGAATATCCAGTGTGAAAATTGCCACGGACCGGGAAGCCTTCACAAGGGAAATACAAGTAATATTGCCGTTTCGCTCAGGGAAGGCGTCTGCGCTAAATGCCACGGTGAAGAGCCCTACCATCGGAGATCACTCCAGTGGAGCCGGTCGGCTCACGCCGTTGGGGTTTCCTTTGCCGCAAATCGGGAAGGTTGTGCAGAATGCCATTCGGGATACGGATTTATTCATAAAATTGACCCCAATAGTGCACTGGAAAAAACAACCGGTTTTCCGCAAACCACTTGCGCTGTCTGTCATGATCCGCACAGTGCCGACGTCGAGCATCAATTGCGAACGGAAGCGGATGTCACTTTAAAGAATGGCGATGTGATTTCTTTCGGCGGCGCCGGCAAACTCTGTATGAATTGCCATCACGCCAGACAGGATGCAGCGACTTATTCAAATGCCTACCATCCCCATTACGGACCCCACCACAGCCCGCAGGCCGATATGCTGGCCGGTACGAATGCCGTTACCTTCGGAATGAATATTCCCAGTTCCAACCACAAAAATGTGGTCAAAGATGCCTGTGTCACCTGCCACATGGGAGCAACTCCCGCGACCGGAAAACCCGGACATGATTATGTCGGCGCCCACACATTTGCCATGCACTGGACCAATCCTCAGGATTCCACCCAAGAGGTTGACAATGTGGCACCCTGCCAGACATGCCACGGCAACATCACTTCTTTTGACGATATCATGGCGAAAAAAGACTATGATGGTGACGGCACCATTGAAAGTGCCCAGGACGAAGTCGCCGGTTTGCTGGATGAGGTGGGAAAACTTTTACCGCCACTGGGCGACCCAAAGGTGGTTGAATCGTCGGCGTATACTCCCGTGCAGTTAAAAGCCGCCTATAATTATGAATTTGTAAAGAATGACGGTAGTTACGGCATTCACAACTTTCAATATGCCGTGAATCTATTGAAAGCCTCTTATGAAGCCCTGACCACAGGCAATATTGGGGCAGGAACGATTGTATCGATCACGGATGTACCGAATGACCAGGGCAAAAAGGTACGTGTGGTCTGGACAAAATTCGGCGGCGACGGGATTGGTGTCAATCCTATTCAGCAATATGTCCTCTGGCGCCGCGTGGACGACCGGACAAATGGAACAAACGGGAAAGAAATTCCTGTTTATGAATCCCTCGAATCGGTTCCGCTAAATTTGATCACGACCCTGCCCGGGGCACGCGTTATGATTAACGGGCAGCTCTGGGATTTTGCGGGCAGCGTACCCGCATCCGCACAAAAAACATACAGTGCGATTGCACCCACTTTATTTGATTCAACAAAAACCAAAGGCATGTACTGGTCCGTATTTCGAATATCCGGTTTAACCAAAATTCCTGCCGTTTACACGACTTCTGCGCCGGACAGTGGGTACTCCGTGGATAACCTCTCGCCCGCAGTACCAGGCGATATTATGGCTACTGAAACTCAAACAGGAGCGGAATTAAGTTGGAATAAACCCGTTGACGAGGATTTCAATTATTTTGCGATTTATCGGAGCACCACTCCTGGCTTTGATCCGGCCAATACCGAACCTTATGCCACAACAACTGAGAATAAGTTTAGTGACAACAACGTGGCCATGGGAAACAGCTATTATTACCGCCTGTCAGCTTTCGACTTTTCCGGAAATCAAAGTGCATTCTCAAAAGAGATTGCTTTAACAATCACAAAAGTGAACGATACACCGAGGACAACGATTCCGAATCAATTCGTACTGAAACAAAACTTTCCAAATCCATTTAACCCCTCTACAAAAATAACATTTGGGTTACCGTCAAGCGAACAGACGACCCTTGCCATTTACAATCTTTTAGGCGCAAAAGTCCGATTGCTTGCCCAAGGGAAGTTCAGCGCCGGCTATCACTCAATTGTCTGGGACGGCCGGGATGATCGCGGAAGAGTCGTTGGACCAGGAATTTATTTGTACCGTCTGCAAAGCGGCTCAAGAATACTCGTTAACAAAATGATTTTTATGAAATAA
- a CDS encoding transcriptional repressor: MPTKKEITICIQKCRENGLKATPQRLLIYNELGASNGHLSPEQLYHRVKKFQPSISLATVYKALDAFYSVGLVAKVTCQDCTSAYYETNTNHHHHLICKKCHRIEDIYSDQLDILSIPQSLIKEYKISGVSLQLEGICKKCQAK; encoded by the coding sequence ATGCCCACAAAAAAAGAAATCACGATTTGCATTCAGAAATGCCGGGAAAATGGTTTGAAGGCCACGCCCCAGCGGCTTCTGATATACAATGAACTGGGCGCTTCAAATGGCCATCTTTCTCCGGAACAGCTTTATCACCGCGTAAAAAAATTTCAACCCAGCATTTCACTTGCAACGGTGTACAAAGCTCTCGACGCGTTCTACTCAGTGGGGCTTGTGGCAAAGGTCACCTGTCAAGATTGCACAAGTGCCTATTACGAAACGAATACAAATCATCATCACCACCTCATCTGCAAGAAATGTCATAGAATCGAGGATATCTATTCCGATCAGCTGGATATCCTCAGCATACCTCAATCTCTAATCAAAGAATACAAAATTAGCGGGGTGAGTCTACAACTTGAAGGCATTTGTAAGAAATGCCAGGCAAAATGA